A genomic region of Burkholderia humptydooensis contains the following coding sequences:
- a CDS encoding H-NS histone family protein: MATYRQLTAQLEKLQQKIDKEREKAIADAIADIKAKIEEYDITPEELGFRSIKAAAKPKRVLPPKYLNPKTGETWSGRGRAPAWLGKNRNRFLIKD, translated from the coding sequence ATGGCGACCTATAGGCAACTGACCGCACAGCTCGAAAAACTTCAGCAGAAAATCGACAAGGAACGCGAAAAAGCGATCGCGGACGCCATTGCCGACATCAAGGCGAAGATCGAGGAATACGACATCACGCCGGAAGAGCTGGGGTTCAGAAGCATCAAGGCGGCGGCGAAGCCGAAGCGCGTGCTGCCGCCGAAGTACCTCAATCCGAAAACGGGCGAGACCTGGAGCGGCCGCGGCCGCGCGCCGGCGTGGCTCGGCAAGAACCGCAACCGCTTCCTGATCAAGGACTGA
- a CDS encoding bifunctional acetate--CoA ligase family protein/GNAT family N-acetyltransferase has product MTVRNLDALFHPTSVAVVGASPRPGSVGAMVWACVLDGRFGGAIWPVNPKYGELNGHKVYPYVDQLPSAPSVALVCTPPATWPGIVRKLGGLGVRAAIIVGEARSSADQVALERALAAAKPYLLRLVGPGSLGVVSPALNAHFGAPACIVKAGGVAWVSQSNALTNAVLGWAHARGLGFSHAVALGGEADVDAADVLDYLASDAATRAILLELDTVKSARKFMSAARAAARNKPVLALRAGRGDSGDLLYTAAFQRAGMVRVDALDDLLDEIETLGVGRTAAASGAATLVTSDRGVAKLAVDALAAAGETLAQWPQAAVDEVGGALPAGIVAGNPLLLGDDARPEYFGAALKALAQHPPTGAVFVVHATSHSAPVGDVARVLIESRKFARRGMLACFFGGVDAATRDALHEHGIPVYTTPQRLARAHARLVDYQLGRELLMQTPEGTPPQPPASISAAQHAARAALAQGRDAFEGEAALEWLAGFGIERATDADVDVGDTIVDITVGMYDDQNFGPVFRYSVPPADGVSAPFVVYGLPPFNTVLARAVVARSPYARRAPPEPLLHALTALSQAVCEVREIVEMSLVLRVRPARVVAFGPHIGLATGRSRLAIVPYPRYLEQKLDWRGERITVRPIRPEDEAAHRELLSAMTPDDLRMRFFGAIRNFDHSQIARMTQIDYDREMALIATLDDADGRAHTLGAVRAVTDPDNEATEFAIAVRPDQKGKGLGRMLMTRIIEYARSRGTAWMVGEALRENAAMISLAKDSGFMVSSTEEPGVVAFRLKLQP; this is encoded by the coding sequence GTGACCGTTCGCAATCTCGATGCGTTGTTCCATCCGACATCCGTTGCCGTCGTCGGCGCTTCGCCGCGCCCGGGCAGCGTCGGCGCGATGGTTTGGGCGTGCGTGCTCGACGGCCGGTTCGGCGGGGCGATCTGGCCCGTCAACCCGAAGTACGGCGAACTGAACGGCCACAAGGTTTACCCATATGTCGACCAGTTGCCGAGCGCGCCGTCGGTCGCACTCGTGTGCACGCCGCCCGCGACGTGGCCCGGCATCGTGCGCAAGCTGGGCGGCCTGGGCGTTCGTGCGGCGATCATCGTCGGCGAAGCCCGTTCGAGCGCCGATCAGGTCGCGCTCGAACGGGCGCTCGCCGCGGCGAAGCCGTATCTGCTACGCCTCGTCGGGCCGGGCAGCCTGGGCGTCGTGTCGCCCGCGCTGAACGCGCATTTCGGCGCGCCGGCATGCATCGTCAAGGCGGGCGGCGTCGCGTGGGTGTCGCAATCGAATGCGCTGACGAACGCGGTGCTCGGATGGGCGCATGCGCGCGGGCTCGGCTTTTCTCATGCGGTCGCGCTCGGCGGCGAAGCGGACGTCGACGCGGCCGATGTGCTCGACTACCTCGCGAGCGATGCCGCGACGCGTGCGATCCTGCTCGAGCTCGACACGGTGAAGTCTGCGCGCAAGTTCATGTCGGCCGCGCGCGCGGCGGCGCGCAACAAGCCGGTGCTTGCGTTGCGCGCAGGGCGCGGCGATTCGGGCGATCTGCTCTATACGGCCGCGTTTCAGCGCGCGGGGATGGTGCGCGTCGACGCGCTCGACGATCTCCTCGACGAGATCGAGACGCTCGGCGTCGGTCGGACAGCCGCGGCGAGCGGCGCGGCGACGCTCGTGACGAGCGACAGGGGTGTCGCGAAGCTGGCCGTCGATGCGCTCGCGGCGGCGGGAGAGACGCTTGCGCAATGGCCGCAGGCGGCCGTCGACGAGGTCGGTGGCGCGCTGCCCGCGGGAATCGTCGCCGGCAATCCGTTGCTGCTCGGCGACGACGCGCGTCCCGAATATTTCGGCGCGGCGCTGAAGGCGCTCGCGCAGCATCCGCCGACAGGCGCCGTGTTCGTGGTTCATGCGACGTCGCATAGCGCGCCTGTCGGCGACGTTGCGCGCGTGCTGATCGAATCGCGCAAGTTCGCGCGTCGCGGCATGCTCGCGTGCTTCTTCGGCGGCGTCGATGCCGCGACGCGCGACGCATTGCACGAGCACGGCATCCCCGTATATACGACGCCGCAGCGTCTCGCGCGCGCGCATGCGCGCCTCGTCGATTATCAACTGGGCCGAGAACTGTTGATGCAGACGCCGGAGGGCACGCCGCCGCAACCGCCGGCGTCGATCTCGGCTGCGCAGCACGCGGCGCGCGCAGCGCTCGCACAGGGGCGCGACGCGTTCGAAGGCGAGGCGGCGCTCGAATGGCTGGCCGGCTTCGGCATCGAGCGCGCAACCGATGCGGACGTCGACGTCGGCGATACGATCGTCGACATCACGGTCGGGATGTACGACGACCAGAACTTCGGGCCGGTATTCCGCTATTCGGTGCCGCCGGCGGACGGCGTTTCCGCGCCGTTCGTCGTCTACGGGCTGCCGCCTTTCAATACCGTGCTCGCGCGCGCGGTCGTCGCGCGGTCGCCGTATGCGCGCCGCGCGCCGCCCGAGCCGCTGCTGCACGCACTGACCGCGCTTTCGCAGGCAGTGTGCGAGGTGCGCGAAATCGTCGAGATGTCGCTCGTGCTGCGCGTGCGTCCCGCGCGCGTCGTCGCGTTCGGGCCGCACATCGGGCTCGCGACGGGGCGCAGCCGGCTCGCGATCGTTCCATATCCGCGCTATCTCGAGCAGAAGCTCGACTGGCGTGGAGAGCGCATCACGGTGCGTCCGATTCGCCCCGAGGACGAGGCCGCGCATCGCGAGTTGCTGAGCGCGATGACACCGGACGATTTACGGATGCGTTTCTTCGGGGCGATACGCAACTTCGACCATTCGCAGATCGCGCGGATGACGCAAATCGATTACGACCGAGAGATGGCGCTGATCGCGACGCTCGACGATGCCGACGGCCGCGCGCATACGCTCGGCGCGGTGCGGGCAGTGACCGATCCGGACAACGAAGCGACGGAGTTCGCGATCGCGGTGCGGCCTGATCAAAAGGGCAAGGGGCTTGGGCGAATGCTGATGACGCGCATCATCGAATACGCGCGCTCGCGCGGAACCGCGTGGATGGTCGGCGAGGCGCTGCGTGAGAATGCGGCGATGATCTCGCTCGCGAAAGACAGTGGTTTCATGGTGTCGTCGACCGAGGAACCGGGGGTGGTCGCGTTCAGGTTGAAGTTGCAGCCATGA
- a CDS encoding sigma-54 interaction domain-containing protein, with amino-acid sequence MDKKEKVETNAQISGGWVRLPADYGDVLRRAAESLFKTFEHSSVGTLIVDKDARVVWINQRYAARFGFADPQQAIGRDCEAVIPHSLMREVVATGRPILLDIMETGREPLVVTRLPLTDDAGETVGAIGFALFDELKTLTPLFSRYIQVQQELIATQRSLAQARRAKYTFASFVGTSAVSLETKRQGRRAAQVDSPVLLLGETGTGKELLAHAIHAASARALKPLVTVNVAAIPDALLETEFFGAAPGAYTGADRKGRVGKFELADGGTLFLDEIGDMPLPLQGKLLRVLQDKEFEPVGSNRIVRANVRIIAATSAELPALVAEGRFRADLYYRLNVLTIHAPPLRERASDIEALVYTMLEELAAQHGLAEHCELTDDALRLLCAYPWPGNVRELRNTLERALMLSDRALIDARALAPFIGPARGAGAGAGVGTGAGGAVGAGSAGGAGLVAVAAPTAVPDSRATASSYADAFAAWERQFLSDALAASNGKVTEAAARIGIGRATFYKKLASLGIDT; translated from the coding sequence GTGGACAAGAAAGAAAAAGTGGAGACGAATGCACAGATTTCGGGCGGCTGGGTCCGGCTGCCCGCCGATTACGGCGACGTGCTGCGGCGCGCGGCGGAGTCCCTGTTCAAGACCTTCGAGCATTCGAGCGTCGGCACGCTGATCGTCGACAAGGATGCGCGCGTCGTCTGGATCAACCAGCGCTATGCGGCGCGCTTCGGGTTCGCCGATCCGCAGCAGGCGATCGGCCGCGATTGCGAAGCCGTGATTCCGCACAGCCTGATGCGCGAGGTGGTCGCGACCGGCCGCCCGATCCTGCTCGACATCATGGAGACGGGCCGCGAGCCGCTCGTCGTCACGCGCCTGCCGCTGACGGATGACGCGGGCGAAACCGTCGGCGCGATCGGCTTCGCGCTGTTCGACGAACTGAAGACGCTGACGCCGCTCTTTTCCCGCTACATTCAGGTTCAGCAGGAGCTGATCGCGACGCAGCGCTCGCTTGCGCAGGCGCGGCGGGCGAAATACACGTTCGCGAGCTTCGTCGGCACGAGCGCGGTGAGCCTCGAGACGAAGCGGCAGGGGCGGCGCGCCGCGCAGGTCGATTCGCCCGTGCTGCTGCTCGGCGAGACGGGCACCGGCAAGGAATTGCTCGCGCATGCGATCCATGCGGCGTCCGCGCGTGCGCTGAAGCCGCTCGTGACCGTCAACGTCGCGGCGATTCCCGATGCGCTGCTCGAAACCGAGTTCTTCGGCGCGGCACCGGGCGCGTACACGGGCGCGGATCGCAAGGGGCGCGTGGGCAAGTTCGAGCTGGCCGACGGCGGCACGCTCTTTCTCGACGAAATCGGCGACATGCCGCTGCCGCTGCAGGGCAAGCTGCTGCGCGTGCTGCAGGACAAGGAGTTCGAGCCCGTCGGCTCTAACCGGATCGTGCGCGCGAACGTGCGGATCATCGCGGCGACATCGGCCGAACTGCCGGCGCTCGTCGCCGAAGGACGCTTTCGCGCGGATCTCTATTACCGGCTGAACGTGCTGACGATCCATGCGCCGCCGCTGCGCGAGCGCGCATCGGACATCGAGGCGCTCGTCTATACGATGCTCGAGGAACTCGCCGCGCAGCACGGACTTGCCGAGCACTGCGAACTGACCGACGACGCGCTGCGCCTGCTGTGCGCGTATCCGTGGCCCGGCAACGTGCGCGAACTGCGCAACACGCTCGAGCGGGCGCTGATGCTGTCCGATCGCGCGTTGATCGATGCACGCGCGCTTGCGCCGTTCATCGGCCCGGCGCGCGGCGCGGGGGCGGGTGCCGGCGTTGGGACGGGGGCGGGCGGTGCAGTTGGTGCGGGTAGTGCGGGTGGTGCCGGCTTGGTCGCGGTCGCGGCGCCGACGGCCGTGCCTGACTCGCGCGCGACGGCTTCGTCCTATGCGGACGCGTTCGCCGCATGGGAGCGCCAGTTCCTGAGCGACGCGCTCGCCGCATCCAACGGCAAGGTGACGGAAGCGGCCGCGCGCATCGGCATCGGGCGCGCGACGTTCTACAAGAAGCTCGCGTCGCTCGGCATCGATACGTAA
- a CDS encoding BON domain-containing protein, translating into MKRIGSAVSCVAFAVAAHAFAQDATSVVSPVLPVLPILPASPVSSASPALIERRNWYDDPFFALSNSIAECPMPLGPLMTRAQMEDDAHYRVERGTTCWLAHRCSKPNSYLYDKPIAEELKKRFADSGQALAGTSIWITIQRRFVYAEGCASASFDRDALRRRLEALPDVEQVFIRLTDNPHGRAPYKTLVAPD; encoded by the coding sequence ATGAAGCGCATCGGGTCCGCCGTATCGTGCGTGGCGTTCGCCGTCGCCGCGCATGCGTTTGCGCAGGATGCGACGTCGGTTGTGTCGCCGGTATTGCCCGTATTGCCTATATTGCCCGCGTCGCCTGTGTCGTCTGCATCGCCCGCCTTGATCGAGCGACGCAATTGGTACGACGATCCTTTTTTTGCATTGTCGAATTCGATTGCCGAATGTCCGATGCCGCTTGGTCCGTTGATGACGCGCGCGCAAATGGAGGATGACGCGCATTACCGCGTCGAGCGAGGAACGACTTGCTGGCTCGCGCATCGCTGCAGCAAACCGAATTCCTATTTATATGACAAGCCGATTGCCGAAGAGCTGAAAAAGCGATTTGCCGACAGCGGTCAGGCATTGGCCGGCACGAGCATCTGGATCACGATTCAGCGCCGCTTCGTTTATGCCGAAGGATGCGCGAGCGCATCCTTCGATCGCGACGCGCTGCGGCGACGGCTCGAGGCGCTGCCGGACGTCGAGCAAGTATTCATTCGGCTTACCGACAATCCGCACGGGCGTGCGCCCTACAAGACACTCGTTGCGCCCGATTGA